One region of Pseudomonadota bacterium genomic DNA includes:
- a CDS encoding DUF6165 family protein produces the protein MNQLQAPISIGELIDKITILEIKCELISDPGKLENVRRELRLLSDVWKASPQAAIDIADLRTALRGINERLWGIEDAIREKERLAAFDDEFVELARSVYLTNDERARLKREINQRTGSELVEEKSYADYQRRGEGSSAL, from the coding sequence ATGAACCAACTACAAGCACCCATTTCGATTGGCGAGCTCATCGATAAAATCACCATCTTGGAAATCAAGTGTGAGCTGATCAGCGATCCCGGCAAGCTCGAGAATGTTCGCCGCGAACTTCGATTGTTATCGGATGTTTGGAAAGCATCGCCGCAAGCGGCTATCGATATCGCCGATCTACGCACTGCCTTGCGAGGCATTAACGAACGCCTTTGGGGTATTGAAGACGCCATTCGCGAAAAGGAACGGCTGGCGGCATTCGACGACGAATTTGTCGAGTTGGCCCGGTCGGTCTATCTGACCAACGACGAGCGCGCCCGGCTGAAGCGTGAAATCAATCAGCGGACGGGTTCGGAACTGGTCGAGGAAAAATCCTACGCCGACTACCAACGTCGCGGGGAAGGTTCAAGTGCCCTTTGA
- a CDS encoding putative molybdenum carrier protein has product MKEQRKEGPNTDVGTGPMGQPVIVSGGQTGVDRAALDAALAIGWPCGGWCPQGRLAEDGVIPDQYPLTELKRGGYAARTRRNVEDSDGTLVIYFGRPSGGTALTEKYCRQTQRPLLSVNGNHTPPREAARAIARFVRTHNITRLNVAGPRASGEPKAYDYTRKALGSYLEGLEKGVSRTKQPT; this is encoded by the coding sequence ATGAAAGAGCAGCGGAAAGAAGGGCCAAACACCGATGTCGGTACGGGCCCCATGGGACAACCGGTGATCGTATCGGGCGGTCAGACGGGAGTCGATCGGGCGGCTTTAGACGCGGCTTTGGCCATCGGTTGGCCATGCGGCGGGTGGTGCCCGCAAGGCCGGCTTGCGGAAGATGGCGTGATCCCGGACCAATACCCCCTAACAGAGTTGAAGCGCGGAGGATACGCGGCACGGACACGGCGCAACGTGGAAGACAGTGACGGGACCTTGGTCATTTACTTTGGCCGGCCCAGTGGCGGGACGGCGTTAACGGAAAAATACTGCCGACAAACACAACGCCCACTACTGAGTGTGAACGGCAATCACACCCCACCGAGGGAAGCGGCTCGCGCCATTGCCCGATTCGTTCGAACACACAACATCACCCGGCTTAACGTGGCCGGGCCGCGGGCCAGCGGAGAACCCAAGGCTTACGACTACACGCGAAAGGCGCTGGGCAGCTATCTGGAAGGTTTAGAAAAAGGCGTTTCTAGAACGAAACAACCCACGTAG
- a CDS encoding acyl-CoA dehydrogenase family protein, translated as MSKSRNLFTEEHEMYRETCRRFYEKEVIPYHDQWEEDGQVSREVWLKAGEAGLLCMSLPEEYGGSNADFMFTVVQAEEQSRAGTSGPGFMLHNEIVAPYIFKYGNDEQKQRWLPKMTRGEMIGAIAMTEPGTGSDLQAVRTHAKREGDHYILNGQKTFITNGYMCDLVIVVCKTDPEKGAGGISLLVVEAGTPGFDKGRKLKKVGMKAQDTAELFFDNCKVPASNLLGKEGAGFGYLMSELVQERLLIAMGSITASEYVLNHTIEYVKNREAFGRPISKFQNTRFKLAELKTQVTIGRIFVDRCLELHMQKKLDVTTAAMAKMWTTDLQCALTDECVQLHGGYGYMLEYPVAKAFVDGRVQKIYGGTNEIMKELISRSFL; from the coding sequence GTGAGCAAATCACGAAATCTGTTCACCGAAGAACACGAAATGTACCGAGAGACCTGTCGGCGTTTCTACGAGAAAGAAGTCATCCCCTACCACGACCAGTGGGAAGAGGATGGCCAGGTCTCCCGTGAGGTATGGCTCAAAGCCGGGGAGGCGGGATTGCTTTGCATGTCGCTGCCGGAAGAGTACGGCGGCTCCAACGCCGACTTCATGTTCACCGTCGTTCAAGCCGAAGAACAAAGCCGTGCCGGCACATCCGGCCCCGGGTTCATGCTGCATAACGAAATCGTCGCCCCTTATATCTTCAAGTACGGCAACGACGAGCAGAAACAACGTTGGCTGCCGAAAATGACGCGGGGCGAAATGATCGGCGCCATCGCCATGACCGAACCCGGCACAGGCTCCGACCTGCAAGCGGTCCGGACACACGCCAAGCGCGAAGGCGACCACTACATCCTCAACGGTCAAAAGACCTTCATCACCAACGGCTACATGTGCGATTTGGTGATTGTCGTGTGTAAAACCGATCCTGAAAAAGGCGCCGGAGGCATCAGCTTACTGGTGGTCGAAGCCGGCACGCCGGGATTCGACAAAGGCCGAAAGCTGAAAAAAGTCGGCATGAAAGCCCAAGATACGGCGGAACTCTTTTTCGACAACTGCAAAGTACCGGCGAGCAACCTGCTGGGCAAAGAAGGCGCCGGCTTCGGCTACCTCATGAGCGAGTTGGTTCAAGAACGGCTGCTGATCGCGATGGGGTCTATCACCGCCAGCGAGTATGTGCTGAACCACACCATCGAGTATGTGAAAAATCGTGAAGCTTTCGGGCGGCCGATTTCCAAATTCCAAAACACGCGATTCAAGCTGGCCGAGTTGAAAACACAGGTGACCATCGGCCGGATCTTCGTCGATCGCTGCCTGGAGTTGCACATGCAAAAGAAACTCGACGTCACCACCGCCGCAATGGCCAAGATGTGGACCACCGACCTCCAGTGCGCACTGACGGACGAGTGCGTCCAACTCCATGGGGGATATGGCTACATGCTGGAGTATCCGGTCGCCAAAGCGTTTGTGGACGGGCGCGTTCAAAAGATCTACGGCGGCACCAACGAGATCATGAAAGAACTCATCAGCCGCAGTTTTTTGTAG
- a CDS encoding SIMPL domain-containing protein (The SIMPL domain is named for its presence in mouse protein SIMPL (signalling molecule that associates with mouse pelle-like kinase). Bacterial member BP26, from Brucella, was shown to assemble into a channel-like structure, while YggE from E. coli has been associated with resistance to oxidative stress.), with protein sequence MSQPRFLLASMFVALGIAVAGIATGYGFYAGRTDARYVTVKGLAEREVRANLALWSLEVIANGDDLPAVQRQIETSTVAVRRFVEAGGLPADALSLTTLEVTDRLSNPYQQQTGGPRFILRQGVIIRSEDVERVASLNGQVGELARQGVVLGSRDQSSGVSYLFTRLNDIKPEMLKAATANARAAAEQFAEDSGSPLGGIRRANQGVFVIKPRDAVRYADETTQIHKIVRVVSTVQYFLER encoded by the coding sequence ATGAGCCAGCCTCGATTCCTGCTTGCCTCCATGTTTGTTGCCTTGGGCATTGCTGTTGCGGGGATCGCGACGGGCTATGGCTTTTATGCCGGTCGGACGGATGCGAGATATGTCACCGTCAAGGGGCTGGCCGAGCGTGAGGTGCGGGCGAATCTGGCCTTGTGGTCGCTGGAGGTGATTGCCAATGGCGACGATCTGCCAGCCGTTCAACGTCAGATCGAAACCAGCACCGTGGCGGTACGACGATTCGTTGAAGCCGGCGGCTTGCCCGCCGACGCCTTGAGTTTGACGACGCTGGAAGTGACCGACCGGCTGTCGAACCCTTACCAGCAACAGACCGGTGGGCCGCGATTTATTCTGCGTCAGGGCGTGATCATTCGAAGTGAGGACGTTGAGCGCGTGGCGAGCCTGAACGGCCAGGTAGGGGAGCTGGCACGCCAAGGTGTGGTATTGGGTAGCCGGGATCAATCCAGTGGCGTGAGTTATTTGTTTACCCGTTTGAACGACATCAAACCGGAGATGTTGAAAGCGGCAACCGCCAATGCCCGGGCCGCGGCCGAACAGTTCGCCGAGGACAGCGGCAGCCCGCTGGGTGGGATTCGCCGGGCCAATCAGGGCGTTTTTGTGATCAAACCGCGCGATGCGGTTCGCTATGCCGACGAGACCACCCAGATTCACAAGATCGTCCGGGTGGTCTCGACCGTACAGTACTTTCTAGAGCGCTAA
- a CDS encoding zinc ribbon domain-containing protein yields the protein MPTYDYRCSANDQTISVWHGVSAELKTWGDLCAAAGAQLGDTPADAPVERLITGGNFVSGAKRALPQTMPCGQTRCGCGPGGHSHS from the coding sequence ATGCCAACGTATGACTATCGTTGTTCGGCCAACGATCAGACCATCTCGGTCTGGCACGGGGTCAGCGCGGAGTTGAAGACTTGGGGTGATTTGTGCGCTGCTGCGGGCGCGCAACTCGGCGATACCCCGGCCGATGCGCCCGTCGAGCGGCTGATTACGGGTGGGAATTTTGTCTCGGGTGCGAAGCGCGCCCTGCCCCAAACGATGCCGTGTGGCCAAACCCGCTGCGGCTGTGGCCCCGGTGGGCACTCCCATAGCTGA
- a CDS encoding alkaline phosphatase D family protein, whose product MRTDVFTWKEDRPWPNCRLKRGAIVGHTTPHSTKLWLRTGYPGDYQLLLFPINADSEALRQQLTEVPLKLEDLPDSVRRIPLKVENFDSDTTCVVTIDELEPSTEYGYALHGRDGAIERIVLGQDRPYQFRTLHDDPGASFSFGFYSCHMPYKDTMFRKTDIVNQSMWDYFDAALNRQHSRDLRFVIGGGDQVYTDGVDSLNIWRYLAKVARKQDGQLLPTKESMVTWYRDIYRGYWGFENLRQVHSRYPQYMIWDDHELGDGWGSYRLSGNQQDELNELFDYKKAGLTRDEALILIGEMKKAAFQVYDEYQHAHNPDTPQGQFDYDFRCGRAAFYCLDGRGQRDINRKSRRVLGIAQYQRFKRWLEARDPAETPFLFVISAVPIMHLATVLANADDTILADIADLQDDLRDSWEHKLHDSERKGLVKMLFAAANRGLKICILSGDVHTSAAFKMRDPSSGAIMYQLTSSAITYDKSRPLSWVLGKTVSDCGRSVDGYDFTQLTLYTACNFSIVQVFPEEQTVWFRLYGKQTVSDPKEEAADLPVNSALTNLELRF is encoded by the coding sequence GTGCGAACAGACGTTTTTACCTGGAAAGAGGATCGACCCTGGCCCAATTGCCGGCTAAAACGCGGTGCCATCGTCGGCCACACCACGCCCCACAGCACCAAACTGTGGCTTCGGACGGGATACCCGGGAGACTATCAACTGTTGCTTTTTCCAATTAACGCCGACAGCGAGGCGCTTCGACAGCAGCTCACTGAGGTGCCCTTGAAGCTGGAAGACTTGCCTGACTCCGTTCGGCGGATTCCGCTGAAGGTGGAAAATTTCGACTCCGATACGACTTGCGTAGTGACCATCGACGAGTTGGAGCCATCGACTGAATACGGCTACGCCCTGCATGGCCGCGATGGAGCGATTGAGCGCATCGTGTTAGGACAAGACCGGCCTTATCAGTTCCGCACCCTCCACGACGATCCGGGCGCGTCATTCAGCTTTGGTTTCTACTCGTGCCATATGCCCTACAAAGACACGATGTTTCGTAAAACGGATATCGTCAACCAGTCCATGTGGGATTACTTCGATGCCGCGTTGAATCGACAGCACTCCCGAGATCTCCGCTTTGTCATTGGTGGGGGCGATCAGGTGTATACCGACGGAGTCGACAGTCTGAACATCTGGCGATACCTTGCCAAAGTCGCCCGCAAGCAGGACGGTCAACTCCTACCTACCAAAGAATCCATGGTGACCTGGTACCGCGACATCTATCGCGGTTATTGGGGTTTCGAGAACCTTCGGCAGGTACACAGCCGCTACCCGCAATACATGATCTGGGACGATCACGAACTGGGGGACGGCTGGGGGTCCTACCGACTGAGCGGCAATCAGCAGGACGAACTGAACGAGTTGTTCGACTACAAAAAAGCCGGCTTGACCCGAGACGAGGCACTGATCCTAATCGGGGAGATGAAAAAAGCGGCATTTCAAGTCTACGACGAATACCAGCATGCACATAACCCCGATACACCCCAGGGACAGTTTGACTACGACTTCCGTTGCGGCCGTGCCGCCTTCTATTGCCTGGATGGTCGCGGGCAACGGGATATCAACCGAAAATCACGACGAGTGCTAGGAATCGCCCAGTATCAACGCTTCAAGCGCTGGTTGGAGGCACGGGATCCGGCCGAAACACCTTTTCTGTTCGTGATCTCGGCCGTGCCCATCATGCATCTGGCGACCGTTCTGGCCAACGCCGACGACACCATCCTGGCGGATATCGCGGACCTACAGGACGATCTTCGCGACTCCTGGGAACACAAGCTCCACGATTCGGAACGGAAAGGACTGGTCAAAATGCTTTTCGCGGCCGCGAACAGGGGACTGAAGATCTGTATCCTCAGCGGCGACGTACACACCTCCGCCGCCTTCAAAATGCGCGATCCATCCTCCGGCGCCATCATGTACCAGCTCACCTCAAGTGCCATTACGTATGATAAATCTCGCCCACTCAGCTGGGTTTTGGGCAAAACTGTGTCGGACTGTGGGCGATCTGTCGACGGCTATGACTTCACGCAGCTGACACTTTACACGGCCTGTAACTTTTCAATCGTGCAAGTCTTTCCGGAGGAGCAGACCGTTTGGTTCCGATTGTACGGCAAGCAAACCGTGTCAGACCCAAAAGAAGAAGCCGCGGACCTGCCGGTCAACAGCGCCCTCACAAACCTTGAACTACGGTTCTAG
- a CDS encoding transglutaminase family protein — protein MRLHITHTTRYRYSRPVILGPHLVRLHPRYDHHVRLENYQLTVNPTPSNRTRYLDPWGNLVDQLWFQGPTESLTIQSEWVARNHNRNPFDYLVDRSLDQVPILYPDRLERGLRPYLVTNPPVAEITQALSREIAAKSGQKLLGFVCALNGYLYQNIERIVREQGRPQRPETTLETGRGACRDLAVLFLALCRAQGLAARFVSGYQHRDTPRQRRYLHAWPEVFVPGGGWRGFDPTHGLAVADRHIAVAAAADPSDASPIDGTFSGTAQSDMEVQLRIETIGG, from the coding sequence ATGCGCTTACATATCACACACACCACCCGGTACCGATACAGCCGCCCGGTTATTTTGGGGCCGCATCTGGTTCGACTGCATCCACGCTACGACCACCACGTTCGCTTGGAGAACTACCAACTCACGGTCAACCCCACACCCAGCAACCGAACACGCTATCTCGACCCGTGGGGTAACCTGGTCGACCAACTGTGGTTTCAAGGCCCCACCGAATCACTGACAATCCAAAGCGAGTGGGTCGCGCGGAATCACAACCGAAACCCGTTCGACTATCTTGTGGATCGTTCACTCGATCAAGTTCCGATCCTGTATCCGGACCGGCTCGAACGAGGGCTACGACCCTATCTCGTAACGAATCCCCCTGTCGCAGAAATCACGCAGGCTCTCAGCCGGGAAATTGCGGCCAAATCCGGACAAAAGCTTTTGGGTTTCGTTTGTGCGCTCAACGGATATCTGTACCAGAACATCGAGCGCATCGTGCGCGAACAGGGACGACCACAGCGGCCAGAAACCACGCTGGAAACCGGCCGTGGAGCTTGTCGCGACCTGGCGGTCTTGTTCCTTGCCCTCTGCCGAGCCCAAGGCCTGGCGGCGCGTTTCGTGAGCGGCTACCAACACCGGGATACGCCGAGACAGCGTCGCTATCTCCATGCCTGGCCCGAAGTCTTTGTCCCGGGTGGCGGGTGGCGGGGCTTCGATCCCACCCATGGCTTGGCGGTGGCGGACAGACACATCGCCGTCGCAGCCGCCGCTGATCCATCCGACGCCTCGCCCATCGACGGTACGTTCAGCGGCACAGCGCAATCCGATATGGAGGTCCAGCTGCGTATCGAAACGATCGGGGGATAA
- a CDS encoding SprT-like domain-containing protein translates to MSNRNGSFRSIPLSGRLSFADSRQAYLDARRWLESNPDLPARIEARLVAMQNHLQQVLDKPLAAVAVEYSLRGCAAGRAGPKKISLNPVLLRENESSFLAQVVPHEYAHCAVMQLWPRAAPHGRHWKMVMELLGAPARRCHPFDTRNVRQRRLRRYRYRCGCGPVELTSIRHHRIERGAAYDCRRCGQRLTPA, encoded by the coding sequence ATGTCAAATCGCAACGGTTCGTTCCGATCAATCCCCCTCTCGGGCCGCTTGTCCTTCGCGGATTCGCGGCAGGCCTATCTCGACGCCAGGCGCTGGCTTGAGTCCAACCCTGATCTGCCGGCGCGCATCGAAGCGCGCCTCGTTGCAATGCAAAACCACTTGCAGCAAGTGCTCGACAAGCCGCTGGCTGCTGTTGCCGTGGAGTATTCCCTGCGGGGCTGTGCTGCAGGCCGCGCCGGCCCAAAAAAAATCAGTCTGAACCCTGTTCTGCTGCGGGAGAATGAGTCGTCGTTCCTCGCCCAGGTGGTGCCGCACGAATACGCGCACTGCGCGGTGATGCAGCTTTGGCCGCGAGCCGCGCCCCACGGACGCCACTGGAAGATGGTCATGGAGCTGCTCGGTGCACCGGCGAGACGTTGCCACCCTTTCGATACGCGTAATGTCCGTCAACGCCGCCTGCGTCGCTATCGGTATCGCTGCGGCTGCGGGCCGGTCGAACTGACCAGTATCCGTCACCACCGTATCGAACGGGGCGCGGCGTATGATTGCCGCCGTTGCGGTCAGCGGCTGACACCCGCTTGA
- a CDS encoding ferredoxin--NADP reductase: protein MASINRETVLSVRHWNDSIFSFSTTRDSALRFENGQFVMVGLEVNGRPLMRAYSIASANYEEDLEFLSIKVPDGPLTSRLQHIQEGDSILISAKPTGSLLLHDLRPGKHLYLLSTGTGLAPFMSIIKDPDAYERFEKIILVHGVRRVSDLAYQDFITHELAHNEYFGDEVREKLIYYPTVTREPFKHQGRITALLENGQLCSDIGLPPLDSATDRIMICGSTAMLNDLCVILDERGFESSPRIGYPGDYVIERAFVDK, encoded by the coding sequence ATGGCAAGTATCAATAGGGAAACCGTTCTCAGTGTTCGGCATTGGAACGATTCGATTTTCAGTTTTTCGACCACCCGGGACTCGGCGCTGCGCTTCGAGAACGGCCAATTTGTCATGGTTGGCCTGGAGGTCAACGGGCGCCCGCTGATGCGCGCCTACAGCATCGCCAGCGCGAACTATGAAGAAGACCTGGAGTTTTTGAGCATCAAGGTGCCGGACGGGCCGCTTACGTCCCGCCTGCAGCATATCCAAGAGGGCGATTCGATTCTGATCAGCGCCAAACCCACCGGTAGCTTGCTTCTGCACGATTTGCGTCCCGGTAAGCACTTATATTTGCTGTCGACGGGCACGGGCCTGGCGCCGTTTATGAGTATTATTAAAGATCCTGATGCTTACGAGCGGTTCGAAAAGATTATTTTGGTTCACGGGGTGCGCCGGGTCTCTGATCTGGCCTATCAGGATTTCATCACCCACGAACTGGCGCATAATGAGTATTTTGGCGATGAAGTCAGAGAAAAGCTCATCTATTATCCGACGGTAACCCGGGAGCCATTTAAGCATCAGGGGAGAATCACCGCCCTGTTGGAAAACGGACAACTGTGTTCCGATATCGGTCTGCCGCCGCTGGATTCTGCCACGGACCGGATCATGATCTGTGGCAGTACTGCCATGCTGAACGACTTGTGCGTGATTCTGGATGAGCGGGGATTCGAAAGTTCACCCCGAATCGGATATCCCGGGGATTACGTCATCGAACGCGCGTTTGTGGATAAATAA
- a CDS encoding (2Fe-2S)-binding protein: MYVCVCKRVTDRQIRELIAEQGAGDLDTLRCHLGVATGCGKCEEAAMSMIHLHANRGDENPDARAA, translated from the coding sequence ATGTACGTATGTGTTTGTAAAAGAGTCACAGATCGCCAAATACGCGAACTCATCGCTGAACAGGGCGCGGGAGATCTCGATACTTTAAGATGTCACCTCGGCGTCGCCACCGGATGCGGTAAATGCGAGGAGGCGGCCATGTCGATGATTCATCTCCACGCCAATCGGGGCGATGAAAACCCCGATGCGCGAGCCGCCTAA